The genomic interval TTGCTGAAACACAAGCATAAAACCTTTTGCCTGTAAGAGATCACTGGGTGTATGGTGGCCATTAAAGTTGTGCTGAAAATGAACTGTTAAGCATGTTTCCTCCTATTTGTTAATgaacaactttttctttttgtaaacttGCTGCAGATCATGTATGCCGAGTTTATTTAAAGGTGTTTGTGTCACTTATTCAATCAAATGATTAACTCACTGTCATCCAGCTGAACTTTAGCCCTTCCCATTCTGGTTTCTGGCGAAACATTGGACCTGTTACGTTATAAACTTGCTTCCTTTGCTCAAGCTTGACAGCTTGGTTGTTTTCGGCCCAACAGATGGAACACGTCTCTGTCCCACCACTATCCAGTGTCGCCATTTGCGGTGGAACCCACGGAAATGAGTTGACAGGGCTGTACATCGTGAGAGAAATGCAGAAAAAGAAGATAGAGAAAGTGGGATCTGTTTCTATAACCACTATTGTGACCAATCCACGAGCCTCGGAGGCTGGCAGAAGATACATAGAGATGGATCTGAACCGCTGTTTCACAGATGTCCTGCTGAGGTAAGCCCCACAATAAGAGCTTACTTTAGAAATTTGGTCATTTGAGAAGTTTGTGTTAacagtttaaattattattcTATTTCCAGTTCTCCCATAACAGAGTCAACCCCGTATGAGCTGAGGCGAGCTCAGGAACTGAACGCTCAGCTGGGGCCCAAAGGAAGCACAGACGCTGTTGACCTGCTCATAGATCTGCACAACACTACTGCCAACATGGGCCTGTGCCTTATCTTCTACACTTTGGACTGGATCACCCTGCACATTTACAAATACATACAGGTACGCACTTCATAGAGCCACTAAGACAGTGTTTCAGGCTATCTTCACTAGCTTCCTGACCTAAATCATGATAATAATATAAAAGACTAGATACCATAAATTCAGCACATGAGCTGTAAGGAGTCTCAAACACATGCATTCAGTTATTAATGTGGTtcatttatttaccttttattaATCAGCCCATCAAACTTAACGATCACTAGTTTGACTCActcaaaaatgttacatttgacGATGATGCCATGAATGACTTTGAATAGTGAGAcaagatatatatagatatatatatatatatatatatatatgtatatatatatatatatgtatatatatatatatatactgttatCTTCTAGCTGTATTGCCAATCTAAACCCCATCTGTGCAAGTATTACACGTTCTCTTATCTTATTATCTAGTTTATTACTAGATTACTAGTTCCTAGACACCTTtatcaacataaataaaaaagcacaaaTTGATAAtcttaagtttattttataagcatatttataataaaagctataattttttaacattgttaaataaaatctaaatctgctagGGGTAGGAATAATATTGGGTTTAActgtattatatatttattaaaccttttctctAATTGTATGCGGCCAGATGAgagatgtacagtacagaccaaaggtttggacacaccttctcattcaaagagttttctttattttcatgactatgaatattgtagcttcacactgaaggcatcaaaactatgaattaacacatgtggaattatatactgaacaaaaagtgtgaaactgttatgatttggggttgtttggtttcaggttttctctttatatgtttttcacagttgaggttttgaatcgttcttttgtttattattattattattattagattttgaatcatgcttctggtcatgctttagttttgtcgtattgttcatgttttgtcaagtttggtttttggaactggttatgctttagtttcatgtttttctagttttttttctattagtttgtttccttggattttcattctgctcaagccatgttttgtcttgtcaattaactttatccgtttcacctgctccaagctaatctgtctccttgcttcacctggttcacactccatatatacacacctgttcagttgttcGTCGCAGAAACAttctcagatcatgctcatgtcttgttcggATCATGcaatgcctgtctcgcctgcccgtttattgttttgttcctgcctttttctgtgagtgagtttttgttaattaaatattttttcctaccgtcatgctgcctgctcgtctgcattccggggtcctccattTCGCAAGTTCTAacagaaacaactgaaaatatgtcttatattctaggttcttcaaagtagctaccttttgctttgattactgctccgcacactcttggcattctgttgatgagcttcaagaggtagtcacctgaaatggttttcacttcacaggtgtgccctgtcaggtttaataagtgggatttcaagccttataaatggggttgggaccatcagttgtgttgtgcaggaggtggatacagtacacagctgatagtcctactgaatagactgttagaatttgtattatggcaagaaaaaagcagctaagtaaagaaaaacgagtggccatcattactttaagaaatgaaggtcagtcagtccgaacaattgggaaaactttgaaagtgtcctcaTGTGCAGTcgtaaaaaccatcaagtgctacaaagaaactggctcacatgaggaccgccccaggaaaggaagaccaagagtcacctctcctgcggatgataagttcatccgagtcaccagcctcagaaatcgcaagttaacagcagctcagattagagaacaggtcaatgccacacagagttctagcagcagacacatctctagaacaactgttaagaggagactgtgtgaatcaggccttcacaGTAAAATAGCtcctaggaaaccactgctgaggataGGCAACacgcagaagagacttgtttgggctaaagaacacaaggaatggacattagaccagtggaaatttgtgctttggtctgatgagtccaagtttgagatctttggttccaaccaccgtgtctttgtgcggcgcagaagaggtgaacggatggactctacatgcctggttcccaccgtgaagcatggaggaggaggtgtgatggtgtgggggtgctttgctggtgacactgttggggatttattcaaaattgaaggtatactgaaccagcatggctaccacagcatcttgcagcggcatgctattccatccggtttgcgtttagttggaccatcatttatttttcaacaggacaatgaccccaaacacacctccaggctgtgtaagggctatttgaccaagaaggagagtgatggggtgctgcgccagatgacctggcctccacagtcaccggacctgaacccaatcgagatggtttggggtgagctggaccgcagagtgaaggcaaaagggccaacaagtgctaagcatctctgggaactccatcaagactgttggaaaaccatttccggtgactacctcttgaagctcatcaacagaatgccaagagtgtacggagcagtaatcaaagcaaaaggtggctactttgaagaacctagaatataagacatattttcagttgtttcacacttttttgttcagtatataattccacatgtgttaattcatagttttgatgccttcagtgtgaagctacaatattcatagtcatgaaaataaagaaaactctttgaatgagaaggtgtgtccaaacttttggtctgtactgtaggctTTAGTAAACATGTACTACATAAGAGCCAACTGTGTGTATTGCAGGTTTCCTTAGAGCATGatgcaatacaggtccttctcaaaatattagcatattgtgataaagttcattattttccataatgtcatgatgaaaatttaacattcatatattttagattcattgcacactaactgaaatatttcaggtcttttattgtcttaatacggatgattttggcatacagcgcatgaaaaccaaaaattcctatctcacaaaattagcatatcattaaaagggtctctaaacgagctatgaacctaatcatctgaatcaacgagttaactctaaacacctgcaaaagattcctgaggcctttaaaactcccagcctggttcatcactcaaaaccccaatcatgggtaagactgccgacctgactgctgtccagaaggccactattgacaccctcaagcaagagggtaagacacagaaagacatttctgaacaaataggctgttcccagagtgctgtatcaaggcacctcagtaggaagtctgtgggaaggaaaaagtgtggcagaaaacgctgcacaacgagaagaggtgaccggaccctgaggaagattgtggagaagggccaattccagaccttgggggacctgctgaagcagtggactgagtctggagtagaaacatccaaagccaccgtgcacaggcgtgtgcaggaaatgggctacaggtgccgcattccccaggtcaagccacttttgaaccacttttgcctccatgccacgccgaattgaagcagtcatttctgcaaaaggattcccgaccaagtattgagtgcataactgtacatgattatttgaaggttgacgttttttgtattaaaaacacttttcttttattggtcggatgaaatatgctaattttgtgagataggaattttgggttttcatgagctgtatgccacaatcatccgtattaagacaataaaagacctgaaatatttcagttagtgtgcaatgaatctaaaatatatgaatattaaattttcatcatgacattatggaaaataattaactttattacaatatgctaatattttgagaaggacctgtatatgcactcaagttaataaaataaaaaagaaacaaagactttACAATTACATATtccaaaagttaaaaaaaataaaactctacATGCAACTCTGCCAttttgattttatatgatagcTCATCCAACCCCCAGAGTTCAAAAACAGTCCTAGAAATTCAGACTTGGTTAGATGTCGTGCTGTTAGTTGTGCCACCAACTAACCTTGACtactgtgtttttatgtgagaTGCCAAATGATGATGCAAAACATAGTCGATGGCCTTATTGATGATTCTGCAGATCCGtatttaaacaaacataaacttACATATATGTTTTAGAAATCCCTTAAATTTTCCATTTAAACACATCTTTGTGGTAATATGTTCACCATGCAAACCTGACATAACAGGGTCCTACAGAAATAAACTGTCATTTTAAACTAACATGCATGGCTTGGTCTTTTATGATGCCTAAAGCAGACTCGTGGGCATCCATTATGATTACAGTTCTGTCCTCATTATCCCTGAATTTTTCCAACTAGGCCCGGTGAATTATTTACCTTTATGCTGATCATGACTAATATTGGAAGAAAAAATGTAGGTCACCCTTGTAGGACACCACATCTTTAAGGACTAATCATTGTCTCGCCATATTTTATTTAAGCTCACAGAAGATAGTTTTTAGAGTCACTGCAAGTTagatttaaacattatttttcagaACAAGATGAGCTCTGTGCCTGTGAGAGTTATCCAGCTGGAGGTTCCCATCTCTGCTGCGTATGCCCTGGAGTCAGTGGGAAAACGTGGCTTTGGTAACTATACATAAATCTCCATAAAtgtgaaagattatttctattTTCCTTAATATATGTGGCAAAATTTGCTTTGTTGTAGCCATAGAAGTTGGCCCCCAACCTAACGGCGTGCTCAGAGCTGATATCTTCAACATGGTGAAAGAAACAGTGGATCTCACATTAGAGTGGCTTCAGGAATTCAATTCTGGTAGGAAGCATTGCAGGTTATTTTTTACACAGCTGCTAACAAGCAAACCGTTAAATATTAAGAACAATTTTTAACTTTGTTAAATCCTCCATCATGTCATGATCCCCTTCATATTTTAGTTCAACATAAGCTctacattaaaaaagaaaaacataaaacatgctCTTATCTTTAATTGTCAGTGTTTCTACTTTGCCAACAGGGCACTCTTTTGAGGGCGGCACAGTGGAAGCATACACTTTAGTCAAAAGTGTTGACTATCCAAGGGACTCTGCTGGTAAAATGACTGCTGCCATCCACCAAGACCTACAGGTGCACTGAAATgggaattaaaatgttaaagctGTTAATTTCAGCAATACTGATGAAAACTTCGACCATTTAGACAACCAGTAAAGTGAAAACCTaaaagcttttttgtttgaCTTTTTTCAGGATAATGACTTTAAGCTTCTGCGGTCAGGGGATCCCATCTTCCTGACATTTGCTGGGGAGACTTTGAAGTATGAGGGAGAGGACCTCTACCCTTACTTTGTGAATGAATGTGCCTACTACGAGAAGAAGATTGCTTTCCATTTAGctaggaagaaaacattcagctTTCCATCCATATGTGCGAAGAAGGACTGAGAGaccgcatgaaaacaaagacaacatgAATGATTCAGTCACCTTGATCAATAAAAAGCACAAATCTATTGGAGCAATAGTTAGAAGTTGGGGATTTCAGTTTATCTGTAACACAAGTTGTGCATTAAAAGTGCCAtgcaaaaaatgtatatataaaaatataaatataaaacatatatatatatatacatatataaccttttcactttttacctTGTTATaacacacatttctttttttattcaaattttacAATATAGacttataaaataataaatccaAAGAAATTTTTCATGATAACAATAAAGCCCACCATTTTAACATTGAGCGAACCATAATGACCCTTTTTTATAGAATAAGTTGTATCCTTTTTTTTTGGTGTCATGGTTTGGTCCCTTCAGCAGGTTGTGAAACTGTCATCTAGACTGATTGGAGAGCATTCAGTCACATCCCTGTTCAGCAGGCAGGTACAGCAGATAACCACTTCTAGGTGAAAATATCCTTCATCCTATTCACAGGGAGTttcagcttcttcagcttcttcctTCTGGAGTCACTAAATGTCGAACCGGACGTTTTAAAACAGCTTTGTTCAGACTGCTGTTACTTAACTGAACAACCTGAAATGATACTGCCACTCTCAAtgaattttaatatatttatgtttttattttagatttttaagcagaaaaacaattaaaattatCAGGCCTGactcagtatacaggtccttctcaaaatattagcatattgtgataaagttcattattgtccataatgtcatgatgaaaatttaacattcatatattttagattcattgcacactaactgaaatatttcaggtattttattgtcttaatacggatgattttggcaaacagctcatgaaaacccaaaattcctgtctcacaaaattagcatatttcatccgaccaataaaagaaaagtgtttttaatacaaaaaacgtcaaccttcaaataatcatgtacagttatgcactcaatacttggacgggaatccttttgcagaaatgactgcttcaatggcatggaggcaatcagcctgtggcactgctgaggtcttatggaggcccaggatgcttcgatagcggcc from Girardinichthys multiradiatus isolate DD_20200921_A chromosome 5, DD_fGirMul_XY1, whole genome shotgun sequence carries:
- the LOC124868723 gene encoding N-acyl-aromatic-L-amino acid amidohydrolase (carboxylate-forming) B-like, giving the protein MANRAKKSQMEHVSVPPLSSVAICGGTHGNELTGLYIVREMQKKKIEKVGSVSITTIVTNPRASEAGRRYIEMDLNRCFTDVLLSSPITESTPYELRRAQELNAQLGPKGSTDAVDLLIDLHNTTANMGLCLIFYTLDWITLHIYKYIQNKMSSVPVRVIQLEVPISAAYALESVGKRGFAIEVGPQPNGVLRADIFNMVKETVDLTLEWLQEFNSGHSFEGGTVEAYTLVKSVDYPRDSAGKMTAAIHQDLQDNDFKLLRSGDPIFLTFAGETLKYEGEDLYPYFVNECAYYEKKIAFHLARKKTFSFPSICAKKD